Genomic segment of Mycteria americana isolate JAX WOST 10 ecotype Jacksonville Zoo and Gardens chromosome 9, USCA_MyAme_1.0, whole genome shotgun sequence:
TGGCTTGTGAGAGAATGAAAACAGGAGGAGATGTTTTAAAGTTCAGGCacagcaaaaccagctgaaaatgtaaaagctttCTCCGAAACTTGTTTCACTGTTATTTGTCTAACAGTGATGTAGCattgaaaatatgtaaatgtatgtaATATGTTTTTGTAAGTATGAGTGTACAAGCACTTACagtattattttgaatatttttctccttaatgtTTGCAaacttactttattttaatatttttaaagccactCCATTTCCAAACAGTTTTAAGTGCTTTACCTGTGATAACGCAGTGGACAATTACAACTGCAACAGATGGGCGGAAGATAGATGGTGTCCTGAAAGTAAGTGCGTCTGTACTAAGGCGATCCTTTATGATAGTTACATTTGCTTCTCCCTGACTCAGCCATCTTGTAGCAGTCTAACTGAATAGGATTAACATGCCAGCACAGGGGTGCCCTCAGTTGCGTTATTAGTAATACTGAGTCATACAACTTCTGCTGAGGTGAATATTTTGACCATTTCAGAGTGCAGTGAGAATTTATTTATATCTATAAACCAGTGAAAAATGatttctatctatctatatatgtataaaaaatttTCTATAATATATAACAATACGTTATTAATATAGTAATCGATGCATTATTAACGTATCAGTAATACATTaattaattgtgtgtgtgtgtgtacatatatatagctATGTGCTTCccaggaattaattttaaagttgttgtttaaaaaaacttaaGCATTGCCTCTGTAGCCTTATCCCCTTCCTTTTGGATACCATCCCAAGATATAATGGGCTCTCCAGGCTATAGGCTTGCTTGCGAGCAGCAAGACCTGAATGACTAGGGATCGCACTTGTACGAGAGAATGATAGATACATAGAAAAGAACGGAAATACGTTTCCTCATTTTTCTTCGCAGTGATATTCACAGTAACagtgggaaaggggaagaaatgaaCTAGAGGAATGAGGAAACAGGTCTGAGACAAGGAAAGCAAGAATGTGCTGCCGAAAAGAGTAGAGAATGGAAGATAAACGTGTAGATTATCATGCTAATAAATAGTTTAAATGATAGCAGCCTGTCTAGAGGTTTGAAGGGTCAGTTAAGCTCTAAGATTTCATCACTAAGTAATTTCTTGCTAAATGGTATTCTGATCAAGTTGAAAAACGGCTTTATACAGCCCAAATAAGTCATTTTTATGGGAATATTTTGCTAAATTGTGTGAAGCTTTTAAACCCTGTAAAAGAGCGCATGCTTTATGCAAATAAacgttttaaaatttattttgcaggtACTCAGTACTGTTTGACAGTTCACCTCTTCACAGACCATGGGAAGAGTACATCAGTCACCAAAAAATGTGCTACTGGAGAAGAATGCCATTTTGTAGGCTGCCACCATCACAGAGAAAGTGGCCACACAGTAAGCACTACTCTTTGTATAAAAGCAGCAGATTGGTTTTGAGGTTTGCATTTCAGTACTTGTTTTTCCTGCTGAGCTGAAGAGGATGTGCCAAGATATACTCTCCGGTATTTAACAATAGAAATCAAATTTCTGCAACAGAAGCATGACCGCCCCCTTCTTCCTACTTTCCTATTTGTGCTGCTGTGTGTCAGGATGTAATAACAACTTCTAAAGGAACACCTGAGCGTTCGGGGGCATTGCTAGTGCCTGCGTGGGCCTTGGTTTCTGAGTTCCGAGTAGGGTGCCCAGGCAGGCGACGCAACCTGCGCCGGTGCTTGCGGTGCTGCGGCTCTGTCCCCGTCAGCCCTTGGGCAAGGCAGACCGGGAGTTAAGTACTCCGGTCATGTCTCCGCTTAACATAGCTTGGCTAACACTGCACAGCACACAAAGCAAGACTGTATTTGTCCACGAAGGCCATACTCTTAAGCAAGATACAACAGAGTTTTTGTTGCATGACAAAAAGCTAGAACTGCTGCCTTCTCTCATCCTTGGGATGCTAGGTAAAAGTTTATTCTTAATAAATCAAGGATATCCCACCAATGTATTATTCACTGCAGTGAAGTATTATCCACTAATTCCCTAACAGTTGGGAAGGTCGgttatgttatttttaacatgaaagaTTTCAGACACCAAAGACGAAGCAGACGACATCcttgttaaatataaaagaatcTGTATGTTATCTGAATTGACTTGCATTGATTTCAACAGGTTTTGGTGGACTGAGGGCAGGAAATAACTATGcagcctgccttctgctgcattttatcTTATAAGAGTTCTCATGCCTTTGGACTAGATAAAAATTGGCATTCTCTTGGCTTTTCCAGTAAGGAGTGTCAAGTaaggaaaactattttcagaTTCCCTCCTGAAAATCAGCTGTGTCAGTGGTTCTGTGGCactagaaaactgaaaaaagaaagtctgaagtTCAGCATGCAAAGCTGCACCGATTACAAAAgcttgaggggaaaaatgaatgGGAACAGAGTTTTTACAGTCAGAATTTTTAAGCTTAAACAGCTGAAACTTGAAACAttcaaatgcatgttttcagCTGGTGTTAGAAGGGGAAAGCGGTggaaagttttctctcttttctacaATGTTAGTGAACTTGTCAGTGCGGCTAACATGGCtgcatcacatcacatcacagtTTCGAAGCCCAGTGACAGCACTAGGTGATGAGTTACTCTAGGAAGGCTGTGGTGCATGGTTTGGAAGAGAATTTGTAGCATATGTGCTCCCTTGGGTCCGGCTGCCAGGTGGAAGCGGTTAGTCTGCTTAGCTGTAACCTTTGCAACCAGCTGAAAGAACATAAATCTCTGAAAGCCACTGCTGAGTTACCCTATGTCCAGTTATCTCCTTTTTCTCAACAGGAATGTGTTTCTTGCTGTGAAGGCATGATTTGCAATGTAGAAATACCAACCAATCACACAAACGCAATATTTGCTGTATTGCATGCCCGGAGAACGTCGGATGGCAGCAGGCGGACAGGCAGCATTGCAGTGCTTGTATCAGTCGTGATGATCGCGCTGTCGTGAAGCAGCATCCTCCCGTTGCATCGGCTTGCGAGGGTCCGCCTTCCTGTGGGCCGTGAGAAACTGTGAGAAGATTGTTTCAGTATGTGCAAGGAGAAATCA
This window contains:
- the LYPD6B gene encoding ly6/PLAUR domain-containing protein 6B isoform X2; its protein translation is MLLFYHMLAGAFLPFLILSGNWVSAENINFYNVRPPLDPTPFPNSFKCFTCDNAVDNYNCNRWAEDRWCPESTQYCLTVHLFTDHGKSTSVTKKCATGEECHFVGCHHHRESGHTECVSCCEGMICNVEIPTNHTNAIFAVLHARRTSDGSRRTGSIAVLVSVVMIALS
- the LYPD6B gene encoding ly6/PLAUR domain-containing protein 6B isoform X1; protein product: MLLFYHMLAGAFLPFLILSGNWVSAENINFYNVRPPLDPTPFPNSFKCFTCDNAVDNYNCNRWAEDRWCPESTQYCLTVHLFTDHGKSTSVTKKCATGEECHFVGCHHHRESGHTLSPFSQQECVSCCEGMICNVEIPTNHTNAIFAVLHARRTSDGSRRTGSIAVLVSVVMIALS